tcctacctcagcctcctaagtgctcaaactaaaggtgtgcactaccacgccctgtAGAAGGGACATCTATTAAACCCGGGTTATAGCTATTTTTGACTTGTTCCTTTGATGAGCAGCAGTTTTTCGCTATCTTAGGGAAACCTTGTTTGTTTatgtggttggttggtttttcaaggtagggtttcactgtagtcgaggctgacctggaattcactatgtagtctcagggtggcctcaaacttatggtgatcctcctacctttgccttccaagtgctgggaataaaggcatacaccaccatgcccagcttggaaacTTGTTTTATTAGGAAGATGTGAGCATTTCATTCAGATCTTCAGCTCAGCCATGAGCAGGTTTCTTTGTAATTATGCACGTCCATTACTTTTCTTCCAGAATTTAAAAGTCTAACGGTTTTCATTAAAATACAAGatctagagctggagggatggcttagcggttaaggcatttgcctgaaaagccaaaggaccctggtttgattccctatgacccatgttagccagatgcacaaggggcgcatacatctcgagttcgtttgcagtggctagaggccctggtgcgcccattctctctctctctcccccccttactccctctctctttctctgtcaaataaataaataaataattttttaacacctaagcttaaatttaaaaaaaaaaatgagatctagggctggggaaatggcttagcagttaaggcctttgcctgtgaagcctaaggaccacagttcagttccccaggacccacataagccagttgcacaaggatgcacatgcatctggagttcgcttgcagaggctggaggccctggtgcacccattctctctttctttctgtctacccctctctctccctctctctctggaattcactctgtaatcccagataggtctctaaaactcacagtgattctcctacatctggcctcccaagtgctggggtcaaaggcatatgccaccaggcctggccagaCACTAtttttaaacaagcaaacaaataaaaatcaacaagccAGGCtgtggggtgcatgcctttagtcccagcacttaaaataaaaacacataaaatatgagATCTACTGTTCCTctgtcctatctctctctcatcagGAATTACAGGATATAAGTTTACCATTTGATGGCTTGGTCTAAATCACCCAGCCTGAACTAGTGTTTGGTTTTGgagtttattttgctttctttgctGAGCCAAGGCTTACTATGTTACCCAGTTTGGCCCAGGCCCTACACTTCCAGGTTCCTGAGTTTGTTCATTCGGATGATGTCGTATCTCTTGCCTGACACATAAACTTGTGTTTGTTGGTTTCAGTAGTGAAGGGGGATACAAGAATATCTGGGTCTTGTCTTTGAAGAGCTTTTCTGTTAGGTTCTCGTCCACAGGCTTAAATAGaaagcagctttttttttctaccaAGTATTCTAATGTTCAGAGAGAACAAGTTGACCTGTACTTACCTGTGATCACACTGGAAGTCCTTGACATTTCTctgctttttcattttcattgcaaCTTAGTAAGTTGctgctaatatttttttcttatttttcaagagCTAGGCTACTCCCGtttgccttgggaaaaaaatgtcTGCTTTAATCACCATCACTTGGCACATCTTCCTTTGCAGACCCCATATCATGTGAACCTCCTCCTGGCTGGCTATGATGAGCACGAGGGGCCAGCACTCTACTACATGGACTACCTGGCAGCCTTGGCCAAGGCCCCCTTTGCAGCCCACGGCTATGGTGCCTTCCTAACTCTCAGTATCCTGGACAGATACTACACACCGAGTAAGTACCGTGCTCTGGTGCTCTCTAGAGGCTGTTCTTTCTTTGTGGGTCAGTAGGGTCTTCCAAAAGCTTAGCAATAAACCTCTTGCCAGCCACATGTGAAGTTGCCTGTCTCAAGGTGGGTTTTGTTTGTCTTAAAAGGGTGTTAGAGTAGATGTCAatttgaataaaacatttttaattgggttcttAACTCTTCACTTACAAAGGTTACTTTTTTCATGCATCTACTTGATTATTGAGAATGAGTGAGTAAACCAAGTGGTTTATATATGGGTTTTGAACTTATGCAGATAAACAGGTTTCCAAAGccaaagacttttctttttaaacatcagAGCTTTTAAACGCTACACCCCAGGTCCTGCCTTTAGTCCTTACTTCCTCAGAGCCACTCCCTTTTGCAAGTAGAACTGTTCCTTGTCCGTGAACTGTCAGCTTGGCAAAGCTTCAGACGAAGGATGCTGTGGGGCTAACTCCTAGTCTTCTGACCTTGGCCTTAGACACTGTGGGCAGTCAGTCCATGGAATtgttgacttttgttttgttttgttttttgttttgtttttcgaggtagggtctcactctagcccaggctgacctggaattgtctatggagtctcagggtggccttgaactgacgggcgatcctcctacctgtgcctcccgagtgctgggattaaaggcgtgcgccaccacgcccggcaattgtTGACTTTTATAGGCTATAGATGCAGCACAGATAACCATTTCTCTCCTTACATTCCATTCTTCTTTTCAGTATCATAAGAATCGGGCATATTCCTTTCTTGTTGGTACTGCCCTGTCACTTAATCTCAGCCATGTGAGAGCTTCAGGCTGCATCCTGAGAGGAATCAGTGTGGCTCTTGGTAACTGTCTTTTGATTTGACATCTGTCAATCACACAGCTGATACACCCACCAAAAGTAACCACCAACTGCCCTTGTAGCCCAAGCGCATAATGTGTGAACCCAGTTTGCCATGTCCACCAGCAACCCCTTTGGGTCCTGTTCAGAAGAGTCTGGGTCCCATCCTTATGAATTCTCTTCCTGTTGTTAAACTAAGACCCAGCTGGGAAAGTGAGACTAAACTCTGTCCTTGTCCTCTGTTTCCCTGATATGCAGCTGGCTCGGGCAGATGGAATTGATTTAAGTCCTGGGCTATAGGAGGCTGAAGAGGGTGGGcagtgaaaaagagaggcagaccaCTGGACTTCAGAGGCGGGTCCTAGCCAGGGGAAGCAGAATTCCGTCATGCTTAGCCTTCTGTATAGCAAATCAATTTGCAATGGCTTGTGGCTGCTGGAGTGCTGGGTCTGGGGCGCCCTCCATTGCATATGGAATAAGTTTGTTGCCAGCTAGAAGGTAAGTAAGCCTTTTTTTGCCTTTTCCGTTTATGTGACACTTGGGCTTGAAGGAGTTTGAAATTTCCTGACAAGTTGCTGAGTCAGGCTCCTGACAGCACACTGAGTGGTTGGCCCCTGTGTTCTCTCTTTTAGCGATCTCACGGGAGAGGGCAGTGGAGCTCCTGAGGAAATGTCTGGAGGAGGTGAGTAGCTCCCATGGGATCTGGAAGGAATGTTTTGTCTCTTGGTTAGCCAATACTGCTCGTGTTCATTGGTTGCTTTTTCTGGTTCTTGCCAGAAGGTGTAATAAATACGCACTGACCATGTGTGCATTTGCTGCCAGAACAGAGTTTGGGTAACAGGCTTACTTTTCTCATGGGTCACCTTCTCATCAGTGTCAGTTTTACAGTTTAATTGCTTTCCTTTCTAGTTCATCCAAACTAGTGGCTCTCAAAATTCGTGTGCATAATAATCATCAGGGGGAACTTGTTAAAAAAGATCATTTTCCCTGTCTGTCCCAGCCCCCAATTCTGAGTCCACTGTTAATCACTGAGAGACCCTATTTTCATTGACAGTTCCAGGTGATTTAACTACAGGTGATAATTGGGGCCCTACTATAAGAGCTAGTGCTTTGGACTCCATATTTGTTCTGTCATCTGCGAAGCCCAACTGTCCACCTCCTTAACAGTGCATTCAGAAGGCCAAGTAGCAAGCTTTGTACAGAAGTGGAGAGCAGCCTCTGCTTTGCAAGGCCAAGAACCCAGACCCTACCCACTCCAGTTAGGAGTGTAGGATGAGGTGACCAAAAGCTGTCTCATTAGGCTTTTTCATTCTTTGACTCTTCTGGCAGCCAAAGAATGAGCTTGACTTAAGTCAAGTTCTGGTCTGCTGAGAGCAAAGAGGATGAGAGCAGGTGGAGCAATGAATAGCATTAAGATCAGTTTGCCTCTTTCAGAAGCTTGTCATTTTCAGACCACACTGTCCCATTCCCCCCCACCATCCTCTTCTTTGTAAATCCCCTATCTAAAACACACTAAGAATCAGCCCATGACCTTTTCTTGGTTATTCAGCCCAGAGGCCATATTATTCACATATAACTACAGTGGCCAGCCAGGAAGGAGCTACTGAAATATCAAGTGTTCATGGGACTTTGTTCCCATGAGATCATCCTAAAGAGAAACATTTAAGAAATCCTTACTTCCCTTATTGTCACCTTTGATCCTGGAGCTTGGTACTAGTCATGAGTCATCACCCAGAAAGGACTCTGTTCCTGCCTAGTCCTTGGCTACAGAGGAGATGGCAAATATGAAGGGAGCACGGGTGAGCCTGGGGAGAAGGACAGATTCCTAAGGGAGCTGATGGAGGGCCTCTATCATCTCCCTGTGGCTCAAAGGGACGTGtccagaaagggaggaagggtagCAGAGAAACAAAAATTTCTCAGCTATGCTCCTCAATAATCTCTAGACAGGTTACTGAGGCTATCCACTTCCACACTATAGTCCATTCCAAGTATGTCTAtgcacattctttccaccttcctTGCAACTGCACACATAACACATTCACCTGGtccttgttttaaatatatatatatttttaaaatatttttatttatttatttgacagagataaagaggaagagagaaagaatgggtgcatcagggcctccagctactgtaaatgaactccagatgtgtgtgcccccttgtgcatctggctaacatgggtcctggggaatcaaacctgggtcctttggcattgcaggcaaatgcgttaaccgctaagccatctctccagccccatacatattttttaaaattatttttatttatttgagaacaacagacagagaaagaggcagagagagagagagagaatgggagttccagggcctctagccactgtgaacaaactccagatgtgtgcacccccttgtccatctggctaacgtgggtcctggggaaccaagcctcaaaccggggtccttaggcttcacaggcaagcgcttaaccactaagctatctctccatcccatatattttatttattgataacttccaaaATTGTAGACAACCCACGCCTGGTGCTTCTAATGTGAGTATGTGACTGGAGTAAACTGTTGAGTGTAGGAGTGTCCTTTGGTCCTAGACCAGTCCTTATTAACTAACTTACTACCTGTACAAAATTTCAAGGGAGAAATCTGTGATTATCAGCCAGGTTGGTAGGAGATGATGGGGATAAGAACATTGGAGACATGCTTCGAGCTGCATGTCCAGGTCATGTGCTCTACCTTCCATTCACCATCCAGATACTGTCTGGACATTCAGTGACCTAGTACCAGCTTTCCCCAAGAGAATATCAGTTTCACAGAAGCATAGATTTTTATACTTGAACTTAGCCTAGATTAGAACGCACTGTGTGCTTACTACTCAGTATATGTTTGCTGACTGACTGCTTTCCTGTCTGCAGCTCCAGAAGCGCTTCATCCTGAACCTGCCAACCTTCAGTGTTCGCATCATTGACAAAAACGGCATCCACGACATGGATAACATTTCCTTCTCTAAACGGGCTTCCTAACGCAATGTCCTTTCCCACTTACCAGGGAACTTTTTTGATGGGCTCCTTTAATTTTTTCTACTCTTTTGGTGTGCACTCTTGATAGATGGTTAATTCAGAATAAAGCTGGATATAGATAAATTGAGCTTTCTGGTTTGAGTCTTAGTTTACCTAACATCACCTCAGAAGGGAACTAACTGGAGGGAGGGTTATATTTTTGCCAGGATggtctctccccaccctctgaaTATCCTTAGCAGCTGACAGACCTATATTCTGtttcatgcccattttctttcccatatgattctttcagtttctttctttcttttttttcttttttcttttttctttttttcaaggtagggtcttgctctagcccaggctgacctggaattcactatgtagtctcagggtggccttaaactcatggtgatcctcctacctctgccttccgagtgctgggactaaaggtgttacACTGTCACACCTGCCCTTTCAGTTTCTTGCTTGCTAgttcttcattccttcttttaaatctttttaaattaatagaCTTAGTAAAACATATAAATAGGAGCTTGAGAGATTACTCACaattacggcacttgcctgcaaagcccaacaaccagggtttgattccttattacccacataaagccagatgcacaaagaggcacatgtgcctggagctggaggccctggcatgtccattctctctatctctcttggcatgcaaataaataaataaaacgttaaaaaaaaaaaaaacctatacaaAGCATCTCATAATTCCTCACTCAACTTAGCCCCCtgatttccttttcctcttctgcatCTCAAAAAGTCCAGAGTCCCACAAAGTTCAATTGGCCTCAGTATACATTTATGACatcactctttttgttgtttgtttttgtttttcaaggtagtgtctcactctaacccaggctgacctggaattcactgtgtagtctcagggtggcctcgaacttagggtgatcctcctacctctgcctcccgagtgctgggttaaaggttaacccttttttttttttttttttttttaatgagaggagaGATAATTGGCCtattagagcctccagccactgaagtagAATTGTAGAagtgtgcgccatcttgtgtgcatatgcgacTTTgtacacttgcgtcaccttgtgcatcaggcttacatgggtccttaggcatcacaggcatgcgccttcacCACTTATCCATCTCTATAGCCTGACATCACACTTTCAGGTGAACGAATGCCTGCTGTTGGCAAGGTAAGCATTGCGTTATGCAACTTTTCTTCCACCCAtatgaatacatgtgtgtgttgagCCATGGTGCTGTGCCCTCAGatattttctgtttccttctggGTTGTACTTTGGAAAATAATAGTTGTGTCTTCAATCAGTTTCTTGGAGTTTGAAAACACTGGAAATGATTCTTTAACACTCCCAACTAAACATTTCTCAGAATGGTCTTCCAGTTGGTTCCCTCCTGCTTGAAACCTTTATATAAATTtccctcagttttgttttttccttgggGCTAACCCTAAGTAGTCAAAAGCTAAAACACTGTCTTGTTGTGGAGGATGGAACATGGCCTCTAGTAGCTTCTTGTGACACGCATTCTCTGTTAGGCTTCCTCTGCAGTGTTAATGGTCCTAACCACATGCTGGCAACAGCAGAACCTTAGGGTACAAGGTGCTGGAGTCCAGCCTGTGATGTtcattggaaatgaagagatggaTAAGACAAAGGTATGATGTATCGCAGTCTTTCAAAACATTAACTggacgggcgtggtggctcacgcctttaatcccagcactcaggaagcagaggtagggggatctccatgagtttgaggccaccctgagagtacatagttaattctaggtcagcctggaccagagagagaccctaccatgaaaaaaaaaaatctgcagccagacatggtggtgtgcacctttaatctcagcactcaagaggcagataaACGCTAAatttgaggccggcctgggactacagagagttccaggtcaccctgggctaaaagagagaccctacctcaataaaacaaccaccaaaaaaaccactttacaaaggaaataaaaagaaaggattcaTGTTTTATAAGATAAATCCTAGGATATACTTTAGCGAAATATTTAGTAAacaggcagaaagggagagagagtacaGGAAGGAAAAGATGCCCAAAGAGCAAAATTCTCAAGAAGATAATGATAAATTGACATTTGTCCAGTACACATTCACATAGTCATCAGTGCTCACAGTGACATAGTGTATATTGCATGGGCCTCCCAGCCAGACATTCCCTCACTGGACCAGTAATACACAGGAATGCACACACAGTGTTCCCTTGACACACAATCACACTGACAAGCCATATAGATGCCCATCATCTGCACCCTTCTCAGCAAAGCCCACATGCCTCCCCTCCTTTTAGTATGCTAGCCTCCCTTCTAATTCCCAtgccctgtctctctccccactGACTCTTAGGAAGAGAATTCAGATCTGAGCTGCAGAACAGTGAGGGCTTCAAAATCAGATTTTGCTAAGAGAGCAAGAAATTAGTCTGAGGTGAGGAGGTATATGTCAACTTCGGAGTCAAAATTCTGGCAATGACCTTGGGGTACCtgataaacctttcttccccctTAGCTTACACATAGCCCTTTGTGAACAAACATACCCCTCTATCCTGGCCCATAAGGAATTCATAGTACATGAAGGAAAAAACAGTGCGATGAATCCCAACTCATTAGGATAAGTAATTATGTTAAACTCTTTTAAACTTTCAAGTTTAATTacaatatacataaataaatagcaacAGGACTGTGACATGCAGCCTGGATTCAGGTTCTGTAAtttgtgctttttcttctttgctcCTCATAGACCTCTTCTGCCCACTTTTCTCCAAGTGAGAAGGATCCAAAGAGCCCACTGGGACCTCTTGCCCATACCCTTTTTCTGGGGTAGGAGATATCGGAGTGAGGGTCACTAACTCCTCAGTAGTACCTCTGATGTGTTAACAGTGTCCCTCCTGCCATCAGTAAAAAAGCAGAGAGTCTTGGTTCCCTGGGTTGTTCACTGCTGCCCAGGCACCCCAGAGGGAAGACTCTGCCCCACGAGCCAGCCTTTGCCATGCCAATTCCTGTGCAAGCCCATCTCAGCAAAGGCCAGGAAACTTCACATGTGAGACCGATACCTGCCCCTTTAACTTACTGCAGACCACCATAGATACGCCTCCCTCCCTTATTCCCAGCTAGATCCCAAGGGCTCTGGCTTTATGCATAAGCATTCTCTTTCTGGCCTGATTCTAATCACACTGTTTAGTCCTTTCAGGCTCACCCTAGGAGCCAAGGCCTCATCTCCGGGGCGAGAGAAGCAGTTATTTCCGATGCTTAACATCCTTTTCTGAAGCCTTCGTTTCACTATGCCCACTTGCTGCACTGCTTAGAAACATCTTGTCCAGGCCCTTGAGTGACTCCAGCAGATAGTTCTGGAAGGCCGTGAGGGCAGCGCAGATGGCAGGCCCACCGAAGCCATGGGTGATGAGGCTGAAGTGTGTCAGACAGCTCTGCACCCCGGGTTCCAGGATGAGTGCCGGGCGGCTGTTACCCAGGGGAGACCGGTCCTGAGCCATCAAGTCGGCAAACTCCTTACAGATCTGCCTGGTGGGGGATGGAGGAGTCAGAGGTTAAAGAACAAGGCTCTGAGTCTAGAGAAGGACCTACTTCTTGGAGGGCTCTTTGTACGATTACTTGACCCTCATGACAATCTACAGATTATTATACCCATTTTgcagaaaaggaaacagaaatccaggtgtagtggtgcatgccttcaatcccagcacttgggaggctaaggtagggagattgctataaattcaaggccagcctgatattacatagtgaattccaggtcagcctgggctagagtgagaccttaccttgaaaaaaaaagaaagcaagccgaGTAtagtatagtggcacacacctttaatcccagcacttgggaggcagaggcaggagaatcatcatgaatttgaggccaccctgagactacacagtgaattccaggtcagcctggactacctcaaaaaaacaaaaaagaaagaaggagagagggagggaaggaaggaaatagaagTATGGGAAAGTTAATAGAGTAACCTGACATTATACAACTCTAAGTAGCATTTACCAATACCCTATCATCTGTTTCCCTGAGGATGTCCTTACCTACAAAGTGCAGCTTAACTACTTACCTTATCCAGGAATCTCCCTGGTCCTTTTCTCCCACCCCATAAACCCAAGTGCTTCCCAGAGCCTTGTCTATGAAACCAGGAACAGCTCCAAATCTGCCTTGAATAACTGAAATACTGAGGCTGAGGTGCTGTGCCAAGTACACTGTACACATTGCCTTACTTCATCTTCCCAACATAGCTATACTGGTCTCAGACAGGTCCAGTGATCtcccagtgaatccatccagcTCCAGTCTGGCTGTTCATTTATTTGTGCATTCTACCTATGATTCAGACAAGATCAGTCATCTTTACATCACTATGGAATCCAGGCAGCATCACGGATATACCTGGAACCCAAACTCGCATGATGCGAGAGCTGAGTCATGAGCATGCTGGGCTCCACCGGTGCCCAGGACTCGTTTTTTTAGTCTCATGGGTCTTGGTGGTCCTGTGCTAACTAGGGGCCTGGAGGAAAGCCTGTGGAAGAACAGAGCTGTGGTTTTGAAAGACTGTCAAGTCAAGCGGGGGGACCAGATGGGCTTCTAGGCAGGAGAAGGCCAAGCCCATGAAGGTCAATTGGACTAAATGGGCTATAGAATGGTGGTTTGCAGATGCTTCTCTCTACCAACCCCTGtcgttttttttgggtttttttttgttttgttttgttttgttttgtttttttatgagtCTACTATGGTCAGGTTGAATATTTATATTCTTCCAAAATTCCTATGTTGAAATCCTCCTTCCTGAAGAATGATGATACATCCTCTGGCTAGATCATTGAGTAGAGCCCTTATAAAAAAGGCCAGAGAGGGACTCCTTCTACCATGTAGGTACACAGCAACAAATATCTGTGTGTGAGAAAGCAAGCCTTCACCAGACACTGGAGCTATCTTGATTTTGGAGCTATCTTGATTTTGGACTTACTAGCCTCCAGAActgagagaaattaaaaaaaaaaaaaaaaaaaaaaaaaaaaaactggtgctTTGTTTAGGGTATTTTGTTATTTATCCACCCAAGGGGACTAAGACAGTACATCTTGGTGGAACAGCAGTTTGTTAAACAGGCCCTGAGGTGATCCCACAGAACCTGGCTTGAAAATCAGGGTAGGAGAATCAGGGCAGTAGCAAAGAGCCATTGAAGATTCCTGAGCATGTGCAACTGAGGGAACAGAGGCTCAGGCTCTGGCTCAGCTGAAGGCTCGGGAGTGAGATGAGAAGACCGGAGTTGAAATGGCAGCATGTGAGTAGTGGTGAGGGCGGTGGCAAGGGCATCTGCAGAGGGGTCAGGTATGATGTGGGGTCTGAGCAAGGTCACAGGACCAGCAGAGCTGATGGGCAAGGCTCAACACAGATGTGTAAGTAAGACCCATGCTGGGAGCTGGGCTGGTGTGCCGTGGAACAATGTAGGTGAGGGTAGCACCCACACGTGGTCTATAAGCCTGTACAGGACACCATGTGTACTAATGCATACAACTGTGGTGTCTACGTGTGCGTTGAGGACTTGTGGGAGTGTCCATGTAGGTATCAGTGTGATGAACACAGTGCGTAATCCACCCACATGTGTACCCATGTGCACTTTAGCGTGGAGCCTAATTGTGCCCATGCATGGtgccacatgtacatgtgtgtgcttgaGTGGGATTGGACACCTCCAGGTCTGACGTCTGTCGGTGCACTGCACCCATGTTTCTGTGCCCCATGCCCCCGCTCACTTGGCGGCCAGCAGCATGCTCTTGCGGCTGTGTAGTTCCCCGGGGTCAGCGTGCTGTCTACACAGGTACTCAGCAGCTGCCTTGGCTGGGAACTCGGTCTCACAGACATAGCCAAAGTCTCGAGCCAGGTGCACAGCTTCTCCTGGGGAGAGAGGAAATGTCACTACTGTCAGCTGTACCTCGGAGCCTCGAGCCCAGCCTTGAACCTCTTATACTCCCTGCCCCACCCTACTTCTGAAAATGCCCTGTCTGCCTAGCCTAACTCCAGCCTCAATCCCATTGCTCTCTCTTGGGACTACAGTGGCTGGGCCAAAAACATGTCCTAGAGCCAGAATCCAAAGCCACCAACCTCCAGGGGAGGAGGCTATCACCTCCCTCATCTGTTTACCAACTTCCCACCTCTAAACACTGGCTGGTCCTCTCCCTACACACAAACACCAAGTAGCTCtatggtgtatgcacacatatgtggacacacacacaagagcTATACAGTTGTCCTACTCGATCCTTCAGGGATCCCCTGCAAATTCCCAATTTGTGGTGCTAAAGTCATTTACATAAAAGGGCATAATACTTGCATATAACCTACATTCACCCTCCCATatactttaaattgtttttagaTGACCTATAATAcctaattatgtgtgtgtgtatatatatgtgtgtgtgtgtatatacacacacacatatatacatatacatatacatatacatatacatacatatatatatagagagagagagagagagagagagagagagagagcgcgggCGGGGGGGAGGTATTGCTTAAGGAATAAtgatgctgggtgtgatggtgcacacctttaattccagcactcaggaggcagaggtaggaggatcattgtgagttcaaggctggcctgagactacataatgtattccacatcagcctgggctaaagcaagaccttacctcgaaaaaccaaaaaataaaggaataatgGCCAAAAAAGTCTATATGTTCAGTACAGgtgcaaattttttttgttttattttgtttttggtttttccaggtaaggtaactctagtccaagctggcctcctacctctgcctcccaaattcttggattaaaggtgtggtcaccatgcctagcttcaaaatttttaatgtattttttaagagaacaaaaaagagggagaattggcacaccagggcctcagcgactgtaatcgaactccagatgcttgtgccacctaatgggcatgtgcaaccttatacttgcatcacctttgcacatctgccttatgtgggatctagagagtccaacatgggtccttaggcaagcatcttagccactaagaccccacacacacacacccttttttttttttttttttggtttgttttttgaggtagggtttcactctagcccaggctgacctggaattcactatgtagtctcaggctggcctcgaactcatggtaatcctcctacctctgcctcccaagtgctgggattaaaggcatgcgccaccacatctggctatccagcccatttttactattctttttatttagttagttagttttatttcttatttgacagagaaagagagagaatgggtgcaccagggcctccagacactgcaaatgaactccaggcacatgcgcccccttgtctatctggcttatgtgggtcctggggaatcgaacctaggtcctttggtttactaggcaagtgctttaaccactgagctatcctccAGCCctatccagcccatttttaacgtattttaaaaaacttttattgagctggagggatggcttagcagttaaggcgtttgcctgcaaagccaaaggacccaggtttgattccccaggactcacgttaaccagatgcacaagggggaacatgcatctggagtttgcagtggctggaggccctggcatgcctattcattctctatctgtgtgtgtgtctctctcccttcctctctctgtcaaataaataaaaataa
The genomic region above belongs to Jaculus jaculus isolate mJacJac1 chromosome 5, mJacJac1.mat.Y.cur, whole genome shotgun sequence and contains:
- the Psmb2 gene encoding proteasome subunit beta type-2 isoform X1, whose translation is MEYLIGIQGPDYVLVASDRVAASNIVQMKDDHDKMFKMSEKILLLCVGEAGDTVQFAEYIQKNVQLYKMRNGYELSPTAAANFTRRNLADCLRSRTPYHVNLLLAGYDEHEGPALYYMDYLAALAKAPFAAHGYGAFLTLSILDRYYTPTISRERAVELLRKCLEELQKRFILNLPTFSVRIIDKNGIHDMDNISFSKRAS
- the Psmb2 gene encoding proteasome subunit beta type-2 isoform X2; this translates as MEYLIGIQGPDYVLVASDRVAASNIVQMKDGYELSPTAAANFTRRNLADCLRSRTPYHVNLLLAGYDEHEGPALYYMDYLAALAKAPFAAHGYGAFLTLSILDRYYTPTISRERAVELLRKCLEELQKRFILNLPTFSVRIIDKNGIHDMDNISFSKRAS